The following coding sequences are from one Mesorhizobium onobrychidis window:
- a CDS encoding NADH-quinone oxidoreductase subunit D: MVEAAVRNFTLNFGPQHPSAHGVLRLVLELDGEIVDRADPHIGLLHRGTEKLIEYKNYLQALPYFDRLDYVAPMNQEHAFCLAAEKLLEISVPKRGQLIRVLFCEIGRLLSHLLNVTTQAMDIGALTPPLWGFAEREKLMVFYERASGARMHANYFRIGGVHQDLPPKLLDDIWNFCDPFLKVCDNLDELLTGNRIFKQRNVDVGVIGQDDAWAWGFSGPMVRGSGAAWDLRKAQPYECYPEMDFDIPIGKNGDCYDRYLVRMEEMRQSVRIMKQCLEKLRSPEGRGPVAIPNHKITPPPRATMKRSMEATIHHFKLYTEGVRVPAGEVYVAVEAPKGEFGVYLVSNGSNTPYRCKIRAPSFAHLQAMDFLSRGHMIADVAAIIGSLDIVFGEIDR; this comes from the coding sequence ATGGTCGAAGCCGCAGTTCGCAACTTCACCCTCAACTTCGGGCCGCAGCATCCCTCTGCTCACGGCGTCCTGCGGCTGGTGCTGGAACTGGACGGCGAGATCGTCGACCGCGCCGATCCCCATATCGGTCTGCTCCACCGCGGCACGGAAAAACTCATCGAATACAAGAACTATCTGCAGGCCCTGCCCTATTTCGACCGGCTCGACTACGTCGCGCCAATGAACCAGGAGCATGCGTTCTGCCTCGCCGCCGAGAAGCTGCTCGAAATATCGGTCCCGAAGCGCGGACAGCTCATCCGTGTTCTCTTTTGCGAAATCGGCCGGCTCTTGTCGCATCTCCTCAACGTCACGACGCAGGCCATGGATATCGGCGCGCTGACCCCGCCGCTCTGGGGTTTCGCCGAGCGCGAAAAGCTGATGGTCTTCTACGAGCGCGCTTCCGGCGCCCGCATGCATGCGAATTATTTCAGGATCGGCGGCGTGCACCAGGATCTGCCTCCGAAGCTGCTGGACGACATCTGGAATTTCTGCGACCCGTTCCTCAAGGTCTGCGACAACCTCGACGAATTGCTCACCGGCAACCGCATCTTCAAGCAGCGCAATGTCGATGTCGGTGTGATCGGGCAGGACGACGCCTGGGCCTGGGGCTTCTCCGGCCCGATGGTGCGCGGGTCGGGCGCAGCATGGGATTTGCGCAAGGCGCAGCCATATGAATGCTACCCCGAGATGGATTTCGACATTCCCATCGGCAAGAACGGCGACTGCTATGACCGCTACCTCGTCCGCATGGAGGAAATGCGCCAGTCGGTGCGGATCATGAAACAATGCCTGGAGAAATTGCGATCGCCGGAAGGCCGCGGACCGGTCGCGATTCCGAACCACAAGATCACGCCGCCGCCGCGGGCGACGATGAAACGCTCGATGGAAGCGACTATCCACCATTTCAAACTCTACACGGAGGGTGTTCGCGTGCCCGCCGGAGAGGTCTATGTCGCCGTGGAGGCGCCGAAGGGCGAATTCGGCGTCTATCTGGTTTCGAATGGCAGCAACACTCCTTATCGGTGCAAGATCCGGGCGCCGTCCTTTGCCCATCTGCAGGCGATGGATTTTCTGTCACGGGGGCACATGATCGCCGATGTCGCCGCGATCATCGGGTCGCTCGATATCGTGTTCGGCGAGATCGACCGCTAG
- a CDS encoding YybH family protein, translating into MTDEPSREPARDPQDLERLLISRQWAGDIDGMAALFEPHAVVDSGEGRLTRGREAIRALFADITATGRKFAAGTQAPAVVSGDLALTSTRLPDGTVTAEVARRQDDGTWLWVIDRFSVA; encoded by the coding sequence ATGACCGATGAACCAAGCCGTGAACCGGCGCGTGATCCCCAGGATTTGGAGCGCCTGCTGATCTCCCGTCAGTGGGCGGGAGACATCGACGGCATGGCCGCGCTTTTTGAGCCGCATGCCGTCGTCGACAGCGGTGAAGGCCGACTGACGCGTGGCCGCGAAGCGATCCGGGCACTCTTCGCGGACATCACCGCAACGGGCCGAAAATTTGCTGCCGGAACTCAGGCACCGGCAGTTGTCAGCGGAGACTTGGCACTCACGTCAACCCGTCTTCCCGATGGCACCGTAACCGCCGAGGTCGCCCGCCGCCAAGACGACGGAACATGGCTATGGGTCATCGATCGATTCTCCGTTGCGTAA
- a CDS encoding NAD(P)/FAD-dependent oxidoreductase: protein MDHVDCIVAGAGVIGLAIAREMARRGMDTLILEAENAIGTGTSSRNSEVIHAGIYYPAGSLKARLCVPGREKLYRYCQERAVPHARCGKLIVATDAEQEPVLASILANASACGAGDLTPLTAAEARRLEPKLRCTAALLSPATGIIDSHALMLALLGDAEEHGAALSLNTRIVCGRIGGGVEGGHIVLDTVDSTSGQRFEIATTRFINAAGLGATALAGSLDGLDPQFVPDLRYAKGNYFSVAGRAPFSRLVYPVPEPGGLGVHLTLDLDGVARFGPDVEWTETLDYRVDPTRGERFYDEIRKYWPDLADGSLQPAYSGIRPKLSGPGEANADFIIQDAAVHGVEGLVNLFGIESPGLTSSLAIADHVAQRLAPKAS from the coding sequence GTGGACCATGTCGACTGCATCGTCGCCGGCGCCGGCGTCATTGGCCTCGCGATCGCGCGAGAGATGGCGCGGCGTGGCATGGATACCCTGATCCTCGAGGCCGAGAACGCCATCGGCACCGGGACCAGTTCGCGCAATTCCGAGGTCATCCATGCCGGCATCTACTATCCGGCCGGATCGCTGAAGGCCCGGCTCTGCGTGCCAGGCCGGGAAAAGCTCTACCGTTATTGCCAGGAGCGGGCGGTGCCGCATGCGCGCTGCGGCAAGCTCATCGTCGCCACCGATGCCGAACAGGAGCCGGTGCTCGCTTCCATCCTGGCCAACGCCTCTGCTTGCGGCGCGGGCGATTTGACGCCCTTGACCGCAGCAGAGGCTCGCAGGCTGGAGCCCAAGCTGCGGTGCACGGCGGCCCTTTTGTCTCCCGCCACCGGCATCATCGACAGCCATGCCCTGATGCTTGCGCTGCTGGGCGACGCCGAGGAGCACGGGGCGGCGCTCAGCCTCAACACCCGCATCGTCTGCGGCCGCATCGGGGGCGGCGTCGAGGGTGGGCACATCGTGCTCGACACGGTCGACAGCACCAGCGGCCAGCGCTTTGAAATCGCCACCACGCGCTTCATCAACGCTGCCGGGCTTGGCGCCACAGCACTTGCCGGCTCGCTTGACGGGCTCGACCCGCAATTCGTGCCAGATCTTCGCTATGCCAAGGGCAATTATTTTTCGGTCGCCGGCCGGGCGCCATTCTCGCGGCTGGTCTATCCCGTGCCCGAACCCGGCGGGCTCGGCGTCCATCTGACGCTCGACCTCGACGGCGTCGCCCGCTTCGGGCCTGACGTCGAATGGACCGAGACACTCGACTATCGCGTCGATCCAACGCGTGGCGAGCGCTTCTACGACGAGATCCGCAAATACTGGCCGGACCTGGCCGATGGCAGCCTGCAGCCGGCCTATAGCGGCATCCGGCCGAAGCTCTCCGGTCCCGGCGAAGCCAATGCCGACTTCATCATCCAGGACGCGGCGGTGCACGGCGTGGAGGGCCTGGTCAATCTGTTCGGCATCGAGAGCCCCGGCCTGACGTCAAGCCTGGCGATCGCCGACCATGTCGCGCAGCGCCTCGCGCCGAAGGCCAGCTAG
- a CDS encoding GntR family transcriptional regulator, whose amino-acid sequence MNETIIDRPARSEVASPLQIDLARRILERIRDSGWTVGTRVSVPDLARAFGVSRSPVSAALELLVAQGVLSPFETRGLQLARDVADLDPEDILPSSPLEELYCRMMRERALGQLPQEVSEAELMPRYQVSRGIVRKLLLRFAAEGLVQRLPGHGWRFADTLVGEDAYRESYEFRMAVECAALRSPMFNADPQQLAPVRRAHERILAIVSTGKTLIGGDEWFRINASFHEGLAACSGNRFLADAVRQQNNLRRLQESAGFEELPAERIEQSCREHLAILDAVEAGEIEWAEALLRQHLRQASEFASPQRSI is encoded by the coding sequence ATGAACGAAACGATCATCGACCGGCCGGCACGCAGCGAGGTAGCCAGTCCGCTGCAGATCGATCTGGCGCGGCGGATCCTGGAGCGGATCAGGGATTCGGGCTGGACGGTTGGAACCCGCGTCTCGGTGCCGGACCTTGCCCGCGCGTTCGGCGTTTCGCGTTCCCCCGTCAGCGCGGCGCTGGAACTGCTGGTCGCCCAGGGCGTCTTAAGCCCCTTCGAGACGAGGGGGCTGCAATTGGCACGCGATGTCGCCGACCTCGACCCTGAGGATATCCTGCCCAGTTCTCCGCTCGAGGAGCTTTACTGCAGGATGATGCGGGAGCGCGCGCTCGGTCAGTTGCCCCAGGAGGTGTCCGAGGCGGAATTGATGCCGCGCTATCAGGTGTCGCGCGGCATCGTGCGCAAGCTTTTGCTCCGCTTTGCCGCCGAAGGACTGGTGCAGCGCCTGCCGGGGCATGGCTGGCGTTTTGCCGACACACTTGTCGGCGAGGACGCCTACCGGGAAAGCTATGAATTCCGGATGGCCGTCGAATGCGCGGCGCTGCGGTCGCCCATGTTCAATGCGGATCCCCAGCAGCTGGCGCCGGTCCGGCGCGCTCACGAGCGCATCCTGGCGATCGTGTCGACGGGCAAGACGCTGATCGGCGGCGACGAATGGTTCCGGATCAACGCATCCTTTCACGAAGGGCTTGCGGCCTGTTCCGGCAACCGGTTCCTGGCGGATGCGGTGCGCCAGCAGAACAATCTGCGCCGGTTGCAGGAATCGGCAGGTTTCGAGGAACTGCCGGCGGAACGCATCGAGCAGTCATGCCGGGAACATCTGGCCATCCTCGATGCTGTCGAAGCGGGCGAGATCGAATGGGCCGAGGCGCTGCTGCGCCAGCATCTACGGCAGGCCTCCGAGTTCGCTTCGCCGCAGCGCTCGATCTGA
- a CDS encoding nucleotidyltransferase family protein: MTNDSPTGGAIPASVPTIDPKAAPTLQHAEAEVFYTEAIRELAATDIPFLVAGTYAVSAYTGVTRQTKDLDIFCKAGDYARILAHFKQAGYAVEIVDDRWLGKVFKSTHFFDVIFASANGTMPVGDQWLEHARQIELLGSQVRIVGPTELIWSKCFIQDRGRHDGADIAHTILKAQDQIDWHRLLSYLEVHWEVLLMQLLNFRWIYPSERDHIPAWLLDELLDRLAKQRELPTPRMKICRGRLLSQADYEIDVKEWGFAGVGGTGEFRDG; this comes from the coding sequence ATGACCAACGATTCTCCAACGGGCGGCGCCATCCCGGCATCCGTTCCGACGATCGATCCAAAAGCAGCGCCGACGCTTCAGCACGCCGAGGCCGAGGTCTTTTATACAGAGGCGATCCGCGAACTCGCCGCGACGGACATTCCCTTTCTTGTCGCCGGCACCTACGCGGTGAGCGCCTATACGGGTGTCACGCGCCAGACCAAAGACCTCGACATTTTCTGCAAGGCCGGCGACTACGCCCGCATCCTTGCCCATTTCAAGCAGGCCGGCTATGCGGTCGAGATCGTGGACGACCGATGGCTTGGAAAGGTCTTCAAAAGCACGCATTTTTTTGACGTCATATTCGCATCGGCAAACGGCACTATGCCGGTCGGCGACCAGTGGCTGGAGCATGCACGGCAGATCGAGCTGCTGGGCAGTCAGGTGCGGATCGTAGGTCCGACCGAGCTTATCTGGTCCAAATGCTTCATCCAGGACAGAGGCCGCCACGACGGCGCCGACATCGCTCATACCATCCTCAAGGCGCAGGATCAGATCGATTGGCACCGGCTGCTTTCCTACCTCGAAGTTCACTGGGAGGTGCTGTTGATGCAACTTCTCAATTTCCGGTGGATCTATCCGAGCGAGCGCGATCACATTCCCGCCTGGCTGCTCGACGAATTGCTTGACCGGCTCGCCAAGCAAAGGGAGTTGCCTACTCCCCGGATGAAAATCTGCCGCGGACGCCTGCTTTCGCAGGCCGACTACGAAATCGACGTCAAGGAATGGGGCTTTGCCGGCGTCGGCGGAACAGGAGAATTTCGTGATGGCTGA
- a CDS encoding CBS domain-containing protein, giving the protein MRISECMTRKVQVASPDQSLRNAARAMADLDAGVLPVGENERLVGMITDRDIAVRGIAVGRGPDTKIRDVMSTEVQCCFDDQEVGDVLQNMRDLKLRRMPVISRDRRLIGIVSLGDLATNGEPAWAGEALGGISQPGGDHSQTAH; this is encoded by the coding sequence ATGAGAATCAGCGAGTGCATGACACGGAAAGTTCAGGTCGCCAGTCCGGACCAGTCCTTGCGGAATGCCGCACGAGCCATGGCCGATCTTGACGCCGGTGTTCTGCCCGTGGGTGAGAATGAGCGGCTGGTCGGCATGATCACGGACCGCGACATTGCCGTCCGTGGGATCGCGGTGGGCAGAGGTCCCGACACCAAGATCAGGGATGTGATGAGCACGGAGGTACAGTGCTGCTTTGACGACCAGGAAGTCGGTGATGTTCTTCAGAATATGCGCGATCTCAAACTGCGGCGAATGCCGGTGATCAGCCGCGACCGGCGGTTGATTGGCATTGTCTCGCTCGGCGACCTCGCCACGAATGGCGAGCCCGCCTGGGCCGGCGAAGCGCTGGGCGGCATTTCGCAGCCGGGCGGTGACCATTCGCAGACGGCGCACTGA
- a CDS encoding HAD family hydrolase: MYALALATDYDGTLAENGVVSDATRAALGRLKETGRKLIMVTGRELADLASVFPELGIFDKVVAENGALVYTPASKEERILAPAPPAEFVDRLMMRKIAPLSIGRSVVATREPNETIVLEVIKDLGLELEIIFNKGAVMVLPSGVNKATGLAAALEDLELSAHNVVGIGDAENDHAFLRAVGFGVAVANALPKVRETAGHVTNGARGAGVRELIEGLISHDAALLDTARQRIEIGADDGSGAVMQLSPRGGGVLLAGTSGIGKSTLATALTERFVEQGFQFCVLDPEGDYEELEDVLVVGDAKSPPSSREIFDLLSKPSNNVAVNMLGIKTAERPNAFAKLLPELAALRARTGRPHWLIIDEAHHLLPHARDGTSFALPKSLSATILVTVHPDLVSRDVLAGVDTVLALGPEADKVVESFCAAIGEGVPPGVVPPPENKVLHWNRSTADPARPISIERPRQERKRHIRKYAEGDLGDNSFYFRGADRKLNLKAQNLMMFLHIAEGIDDRTWEHHLRAGDYSAWFRDQVKDQGLAEEAAVIEDDDSLDPHRSRAAIAEAVHRRYTAPAD; the protein is encoded by the coding sequence ATGTATGCTCTTGCACTAGCCACTGACTACGACGGCACACTCGCGGAAAACGGGGTCGTTTCCGATGCGACCCGTGCCGCGCTTGGGCGGCTGAAGGAAACCGGCCGCAAGTTGATAATGGTCACCGGTCGCGAGCTTGCCGACCTCGCAAGCGTTTTCCCGGAGCTTGGCATTTTCGACAAAGTCGTCGCCGAAAACGGCGCGCTCGTCTACACGCCGGCTTCGAAGGAGGAGCGCATCCTGGCGCCTGCGCCTCCGGCGGAATTCGTCGACAGGCTGATGATGCGCAAGATCGCCCCCCTGTCGATTGGACGTTCCGTCGTCGCCACCAGGGAGCCCAACGAGACCATCGTGCTGGAAGTGATCAAGGACCTTGGCCTGGAGCTGGAGATCATCTTCAACAAGGGTGCCGTCATGGTGCTGCCGAGCGGGGTCAACAAGGCGACCGGTCTTGCGGCTGCCCTTGAGGATCTGGAATTGTCCGCCCACAATGTCGTCGGCATCGGCGATGCGGAGAACGACCATGCCTTTCTGCGCGCCGTCGGCTTCGGAGTTGCAGTCGCCAATGCACTGCCGAAGGTAAGGGAGACGGCGGGCCACGTGACGAATGGTGCCCGCGGCGCGGGCGTGAGGGAGTTGATCGAGGGCCTCATCTCACATGACGCCGCCTTGCTGGACACGGCGCGGCAACGCATCGAGATTGGCGCGGACGACGGATCGGGCGCGGTGATGCAGCTTTCACCGCGCGGCGGCGGCGTGCTGCTGGCCGGCACGTCGGGGATCGGAAAATCCACCCTCGCCACCGCCCTGACCGAGCGCTTCGTCGAGCAAGGCTTCCAATTTTGCGTGCTCGACCCGGAGGGCGACTACGAGGAACTGGAGGACGTGCTGGTGGTTGGCGACGCCAAAAGCCCGCCGAGCTCGCGCGAAATCTTCGACCTCTTGTCGAAGCCGTCCAACAATGTCGCCGTCAACATGCTCGGGATCAAGACCGCGGAGCGGCCAAACGCCTTCGCCAAGCTGCTGCCGGAGCTTGCCGCGCTTCGCGCCCGCACCGGACGCCCGCACTGGCTGATCATCGACGAGGCACACCACCTGTTGCCGCACGCGCGCGATGGCACATCCTTTGCGCTTCCAAAAAGCCTTTCGGCGACCATTCTGGTCACAGTACATCCCGATCTGGTTTCGCGGGACGTGCTGGCAGGTGTCGACACGGTGCTGGCTCTTGGCCCGGAAGCCGACAAGGTCGTCGAAAGCTTCTGTGCCGCAATTGGCGAGGGCGTACCGCCGGGCGTCGTGCCGCCACCGGAAAACAAGGTCTTGCATTGGAACCGGTCGACAGCCGATCCCGCAAGGCCGATCTCAATCGAGCGTCCCCGGCAGGAACGCAAGCGCCATATTCGGAAGTATGCCGAGGGCGATCTTGGCGACAACAGTTTCTATTTCCGCGGCGCGGACCGCAAGCTCAACCTGAAAGCGCAAAATCTCATGATGTTCCTCCATATCGCCGAGGGGATCGACGACCGCACCTGGGAGCATCACTTGCGCGCGGGCGATTATTCGGCCTGGTTCCGCGACCAGGTCAAGGACCAGGGACTTGCGGAGGAAGCGGCTGTCATCGAGGATGACGATAGTCTCGATCCGCATAGAAGCCGCGCCGCCATCGCGGAAGCGGTCCATCGCCGCTACACCGCGCCCGCCGACTGA
- a CDS encoding C45 family autoproteolytic acyltransferase/hydolase encodes MTTVAPFPLVEIDGAPRARGMVYGEQARGRIGASVALYAGQLDRFGFRRDDVARFSGIFLPRLRQWAPDLVEEMEGIASGANLDLSSIVLVNARTEILQLARREKGISDDEPDGCTGAAILPEATRNGRLIHGQNWDWKAECAETSVVLRIRRTDGPDLLTFTEAGGLARSGFNAAGIGITANYLESDRDYREIGIPLPFVRRLTALIPCWLPGSGQRERWSERQPCF; translated from the coding sequence ATGACAACAGTCGCACCTTTTCCGCTTGTCGAGATCGATGGAGCGCCGAGAGCGCGCGGCATGGTCTATGGCGAACAGGCGCGCGGGCGTATCGGCGCTTCGGTAGCGCTCTATGCCGGCCAGCTCGACCGTTTCGGCTTCAGGCGGGACGATGTCGCGCGGTTCTCCGGCATCTTCCTGCCTCGCTTGCGGCAATGGGCGCCCGATCTCGTCGAGGAAATGGAAGGGATTGCGTCAGGCGCCAACCTCGACTTGTCCTCGATCGTCCTGGTCAATGCGCGTACCGAAATCCTTCAGCTTGCCCGGCGCGAGAAAGGCATTTCCGACGACGAGCCCGACGGATGCACGGGCGCGGCGATCCTGCCGGAGGCAACCCGGAACGGCAGGCTCATCCACGGCCAGAACTGGGATTGGAAGGCCGAGTGCGCCGAGACCTCGGTGGTGCTGCGCATCCGGCGAACGGACGGGCCGGACCTCCTCACCTTCACCGAAGCCGGCGGACTGGCGCGCAGCGGCTTCAACGCGGCCGGCATCGGCATCACCGCGAACTATCTCGAATCGGACCGCGACTATCGCGAGATCGGAATTCCGCTTCCCTTCGTCCGGCGCCTCACAGCGTTAATCCCATGCTGGCTGCCCGGATCCGGGCAGCGCGAGCGCTGGTCCGAGCGGCAGCCGTGCTTCTGA
- a CDS encoding acylphosphatase, whose product MEDGRKAVRVRLSGRVQGVSFRVWTRTEAEKLGLSGWVRNEDDGSVTALIVGAEGAVSTMMNRLWKGPTGASVSGVTSQDVDPGQEPNGFRIIG is encoded by the coding sequence ATGGAGGATGGGCGCAAGGCGGTACGCGTCAGGCTCAGTGGCAGAGTGCAAGGCGTCTCCTTTCGCGTGTGGACACGGACCGAGGCCGAGAAGCTCGGTTTGTCCGGGTGGGTTCGCAACGAGGATGACGGATCCGTAACGGCACTGATCGTCGGAGCCGAGGGCGCGGTTTCGACGATGATGAACCGGTTGTGGAAAGGGCCGACCGGGGCGTCGGTTTCCGGCGTGACATCCCAAGACGTCGATCCCGGCCAGGAGCCGAACGGATTCAGGATCATCGGCTAG
- a CDS encoding metallophosphoesterase family protein, with protein MAEKGTTATARVGNGGTVRIAAVGDLHVKEDAQASCRDLFGEVSREADVLVLTGDLTNLGKPREAEILAEDLRACAIPVVAVLGNHDYESDAVDDVAHILRQAGVHLLDGQTTEIKEVGFVGVKGFIGGFGSRMLGSFGEPAIKAMVAESVSESMRLENAMRQVRTNRTVVVLHYAPVVETVAGEPLEIFPFLGSSRLAETIDRFKVSAVVHGHAHRGVYEGRTPGGAPVYNVAMHVAKPTGRPYALLEI; from the coding sequence ATGGCTGAGAAGGGTACAACTGCCACGGCAAGGGTTGGGAACGGCGGCACCGTGAGGATTGCGGCCGTCGGCGACCTGCATGTGAAGGAAGACGCCCAGGCCTCTTGTCGTGATCTCTTCGGCGAGGTCTCGCGCGAAGCGGACGTCCTCGTGCTCACTGGCGACCTCACCAATCTCGGCAAGCCGCGTGAGGCCGAAATCCTTGCGGAGGATTTGCGCGCCTGCGCAATCCCAGTCGTCGCCGTGCTCGGCAACCATGACTATGAATCCGATGCGGTCGATGACGTCGCCCACATCCTTCGGCAGGCGGGCGTCCATCTTCTCGACGGCCAGACGACGGAAATCAAGGAGGTCGGCTTTGTCGGCGTGAAGGGTTTCATTGGCGGTTTTGGATCACGCATGCTCGGCTCGTTCGGCGAGCCGGCGATCAAGGCGATGGTCGCCGAAAGCGTCAGCGAGTCGATGCGGCTCGAAAACGCAATGCGGCAGGTTCGCACCAACCGTACGGTCGTCGTCCTGCACTACGCTCCGGTGGTCGAGACGGTCGCTGGCGAGCCATTGGAGATTTTTCCGTTCCTGGGATCGTCGCGCCTGGCCGAGACGATCGATCGGTTCAAGGTCAGCGCCGTGGTGCATGGCCACGCGCATCGCGGCGTCTATGAAGGTCGTACGCCGGGCGGTGCCCCGGTATATAACGTCGCCATGCACGTGGCGAAGCCGACCGGCCGTCCCTACGCCTTGCTCGAAATCTGA
- a CDS encoding aspartate aminotransferase family protein, protein MDARPNSPEARDISYHMHGYTNARKHEEAGPLVIEKGDGIYVEDLAGNRYIEAMAGLWSVAVGFSEKRLVDAAVRQMSKLPYYHDFGSKSHSPLIDLAEKLVQMAPVPMSKAYFTNSGSEANDTAMKMIWYRSNAIGQPARKKIISRNRGYHGVTIAAASLTGLPNNHTSFDLPIANVLHTSTPHHWREALPGESEAEFSSRLADDLEKLILAEGPETIAAFFGEPIMGAGGVIVPPAGYWEKIQAVLSKYDILLVADEVICGFGRTGEMFGSQTFGIRPDIMVLSKQISSSYLPISALLINEKMFEPIADESNRIGTFGHGFTGGGHPVAAAVAFENLKLIEERDLVGNARTVGAHMQKRLRKLASHPLVGEVRGVGLIAAVELVGDKANKTPWETAGALGGLVNGFMQQNGVISRNMGDALAFCPPLIITEPQVDQMIDALERSLEAAVKQVGPQS, encoded by the coding sequence ATGGACGCTCGACCGAATTCTCCCGAAGCCCGCGACATCAGCTACCACATGCACGGCTACACCAATGCCCGCAAGCATGAGGAAGCAGGGCCACTCGTCATCGAGAAGGGCGACGGCATCTATGTCGAGGATCTCGCCGGCAACCGCTATATCGAGGCGATGGCCGGGCTTTGGAGCGTCGCGGTCGGCTTTTCGGAGAAGCGGCTGGTCGATGCGGCGGTGCGCCAGATGTCCAAGCTGCCTTACTATCACGACTTCGGCTCCAAATCGCATTCGCCGCTGATCGATCTCGCCGAGAAGCTGGTGCAGATGGCGCCGGTGCCGATGAGCAAGGCGTATTTCACCAATTCCGGCTCCGAGGCCAACGATACGGCCATGAAGATGATCTGGTACCGGTCGAATGCGATCGGCCAGCCGGCACGCAAGAAGATCATCAGCCGCAATCGCGGCTATCACGGCGTCACCATTGCCGCGGCAAGCCTGACCGGCCTGCCCAACAACCACACTTCCTTCGACCTGCCGATTGCCAATGTGCTGCACACTTCGACGCCGCACCACTGGCGCGAGGCGCTGCCAGGCGAGAGCGAAGCAGAGTTTTCGAGCCGGCTTGCCGACGATTTGGAAAAGCTGATCCTGGCCGAAGGACCGGAAACCATCGCTGCCTTCTTCGGCGAGCCGATCATGGGCGCCGGCGGCGTCATCGTGCCGCCGGCCGGCTACTGGGAGAAGATCCAGGCGGTCCTGTCGAAATACGACATCCTGCTCGTCGCCGACGAGGTCATCTGCGGTTTTGGCCGAACCGGCGAGATGTTCGGCTCGCAGACCTTCGGCATCAGGCCCGACATCATGGTGCTGTCGAAGCAGATCTCTTCCTCCTATCTGCCGATCTCGGCCCTGCTGATCAACGAGAAAATGTTCGAGCCGATTGCCGACGAAAGCAATCGGATCGGCACCTTCGGTCACGGCTTCACCGGCGGCGGTCACCCCGTCGCGGCCGCGGTCGCATTCGAGAACCTGAAGCTGATCGAGGAGCGCGACCTTGTCGGCAATGCGCGCACGGTTGGCGCGCATATGCAGAAGCGGCTGCGCAAGCTGGCCTCGCACCCGCTTGTCGGTGAGGTGCGCGGCGTCGGCCTGATCGCGGCGGTCGAACTGGTCGGCGACAAGGCGAACAAGACGCCGTGGGAGACGGCCGGCGCGCTGGGCGGGCTCGTCAACGGCTTTATGCAGCAGAACGGCGTGATCTCGCGCAACATGGGCGACGCGCTGGCCTTCTGCCCGCCGCTGATCATCACCGAGCCCCAGGTCGATCAGATGATCGATGCGCTCGAAAGATCGCTCGAAGCCGCCGTCAAGCAGGTCGGCCCACAGAGCTGA